In a genomic window of Vigna angularis cultivar LongXiaoDou No.4 chromosome 6, ASM1680809v1, whole genome shotgun sequence:
- the LOC108343109 gene encoding peroxidase A2: MASMSAVVVVVLCAFAMHAGFLVTNAQLSPTFYNETCPTLSDIVFNVISNASLTDPRIGASLIRLHFHDCFVQGCDGSVLLNNTDSIQSEQDAAPNLNSLRGLDVVNNIKTAVEDSCPETVSCADILAIAAEVGSVLGGGPSWDVPLGRRDSLNASQALANQNLPAPFFTVDQLIASFAAQGLNTTDLVTLSGAHTFGRARCSLFLNRLYSFNDTGNPDPTLNTTYLETLRGICPENATVDNITNLDLSTPDEFDNKYYSNLQELNGLLQSDQELFSTTGADTVDLVNSFSSDQSAFFANFVVSMIKMGNISVLTGTDGEIRTQCNFVNGNSSPTLAAVVSKDPKVNLVAQSK, translated from the exons ATGGCTTCCATGAGTGCAGTAGTAGTGGTAGTGTTGTGTGCATTTGCGATGCATGCAGGGTTTTTAGTCACTAATGCTCAGCTCAGTCCCACCTTCTACAACGAAACATGTCCAACGCTAAGCGATATTGTCTTTAATGTCATCTCAAATGCTTCCCTCACTGATCCCCGAATTGGTGCCAGCCTCATCAGGCTTCACTTTCATGATTGCTTTGTTCAA GGTTGCGATGGATCTGTTTTGCTGAACAACACTGATAGCATACAAAGTGAACAAGATGCAGCTCCAAATCTCAATTCACTAAGGGGTTTGGATGTGGTGAATAACATCAAGACAGCGGTGGAAGATAGTTGTCCAGAGACAGTTTCTTGTGCTGATATTTTGGCTATTGCAGCTGAAGTAGGTTCTGTTCTG GGAGGTGGTCCATCATGGGATGTTCCATTAGGAAGAAGGGATAGCTTAAACGCAAGTCAAGCTCTTGCAAATCAAAATCTTCCAGCACCCTTCTTCACAGTAGATCAACTCATCGCTTCCTTCGCAGCTCAAGGTCTCAACACCACTGATTTAGTCACTCTCTCAG GTGCTCATACGTTTGGAAGAGCTCGTTGCAGTTTATTCTTAAACCGATTATACAGCTTCAATGACACTGGAAACCCTGATCCAACTCTAAACACAACTTACTTAGAAACATTGCGTGGGATATGCCCTGAGAATGCTACTGTGGATAACATCACTAATTTGGACCTCAGCACACCTGATGAATTTGATAACAAATACTACTCCAATCTTCAGGAACTCAATGGCTTGCTTCAGAGCGACCAAGAACTGTTCTCCACTACTGGTGCTGATACCGTTGACCTTGTCAACAGTTTCAGCAGTGACCAAAGTGCTTTCTTTGCCAACTTTGTAGTGTCAATGATAAAAATGGGAAATATTTCAGTGCTGACAGGAACTGATGGAGAAATTCGCACCCAATGTAATTTTGTGAATGGAAACTCGTCCCCAACATTAGCTGCTGTGGTCTCCAAAGATCCTAAAGTGAACCTTGTTGCTCAATCTAAGTAA
- the LOC108341598 gene encoding uncharacterized protein LOC108341598 produces MGCMRISVVAVLCALVMHGVSCADLSSTYYDTTCPLLYSIVYGVINHTYITDPRIAANLIRLHFHDCFVQGCDGSVLLNNSDTIESEQDAAPNLNSLRGFDVVNKIKTAVEDSCPETVSCADILAIAAEVGSVLGGGPSWSVLLGRRDSLTANKTLAETNLPAPHFTLYQLQQSFAAQGLNTTDLVSLSGAHTFGQAHCKNFINRLYNFNYTGSADPTLNSTYLEALSKICPVDATEDNLADLDLITPNQFDNKYYSNLQYQNGLLQSDQELFSSSDADTIDLVNSFSSDQSVFFENFVVSMIKMGSISVLTEDEGEIRLQCNLVNEDSSGLVGVASKAPKQKLAVYMLGMELRNSLHGPLTDFYSRTVKMGSMRVVLVAVLCSFALHAGFSVTNAQLSPTFYRTTCPNIFNIVFQVIFQASTTDPRIGASLLRLHFHDCFVQGCDASVLLNNTATIESEQDAIPNNNSIRGLDVVNNIKTAVENSCPGTVSCADILAIAAEVGSVLGGGPGWPVLLGRRDSLTANRTLANQNLPAPFFNLTQLKAAFAVQGLNTTDLVALSGGHTFGRAHCSTFNNRLYNFNNTGNPDPTLNTTYLATLRLICPQNDTGNNLTNLDLTTPDQFDNKYYSNLQHLNGLLQSDQELFSTPGADTIPIVNSFSSNQNAFFANFVASMIKMGNIGVLTGTDGEIRTQCNFVNGNSFGLASMASKDPKEKRVSQY; encoded by the exons ATGGGTTGTATGCGTATATCAGTAGTAGCAGTGTTGTGTGCATTAGTGATGCATGGAGTGTCATGTGCAGATTTGAGTTCAACTTACTACGACACAACATGCCCTCTGCTATATTCCATTGTCTATGGAGTCATCAACCACACTTACATCACTGATCCCCGCATTGCTGCCAACCTCATCAGGCTTCATTTTCATGATTGCTTTGTTCAA GGTTGCGATGGATCAGTTTTGCTGAACAACAGCGATACTATAGAAAGCGAACAAGATGCAGCTCCAAATCTCAATTCACTAAGGGGTTTTGATGTGGTGAATAAGATCAAAACAGCGGTGGAAGATAGTTGTCCAGAGACAGTTTCTTGTGCTGATATTTTGGCTATTGCAGCTGAAGTAGGTTCTGTTCTG GGAGGAGGTCCATCATGGTCAGTTCTACTAGGAAGAAGGGATAGCTTAACAGCAAACAAAACCCTTGCTGAAACAAACCTTCCAGCACCACACTTCACACTTTATCAACTTCAACAATCTTTTGCTGCTCAAGGTCTCAACACCACTGATTTAGTTTCACTCTCAG GTGCACATACGTTTGGACAAGCACACTGCAAAAATTTCATCAACAGATTATACAATTTCAACTACACTGGAAGTGCTGATCCAACTCTGAATAGCACTTACTTGGAAGCATTGAGTAAGATATGCCCAGTAGATGCTACTGAGGATAACCTCGCCGATTTGGATCTGATCACTCCTAATCAATTCGATAACAAATACTACTCCAATCTTCAGTACCAGAATGGCCTGCTTCAGAGCGACCAAGAACTCTTCTCCAGTTCCGATGCTGATACCATTGACCTTGTGAATAGCTTCAGCAGTGACCAAAGTGTTTTCTTCGAGAACTTTGTAGTGTCAATGATAAAAATGGGTAGTATTTCAGTGCTGACGGAAGATGAAGGAGAAATTCGGTTGCAGTGTAATTTGGTGAATGAAGACTCATCTGGTTTAGTTGGTGTGGCATCCAAGGCTCCAAAACAGAAGCTCGCAGTATA CATGCTTGGGATGGAGCTTCGTAATAGCTTGCATGGTCCTTTAACGGATTTTT ATTCAAGAACAGTCAAAATGGGTTCCATGCGTGTAGTACTAGTGGCAGTGTTGTGTTCATTTGCTTTGCATGCAGGGTTTTCTGTAACTAATGCTCAGCTTAGTCCTACGTTCTACAGAACAACATGTCCAAATATATTCAATATTGTGTTTCAAGTCATCTTTCAAGCTTCCACCACCGATCCCCGAATTGGGGCCAGCCTTCTCAGGCTTCATTTTCATGATTGCTTTGTTCAA GGTTGTGATGCATCAGTTTTGTTGAACAACACTGCTACCATAGAAAGCGAGCAAGATGCAATTCCAAATAACAATTCAATAAGGGGCTTGGACGTAGTCAATAACATCAAGACAGCGGTGGAAAATAGTTGTCCAGGGACAGTTTCTTGTGCTGATATTCTTGCCATTGCAGCTGAAGTAGGTTCTGTTCTG GGAGGAGGTCCAGGATGGCCAGTTCTATTAGGAAGAAGAGATAGTTTAACAGCAAACAGAACCCTTGCAAATCAAAACCTTCCTGCTCCTTTCTTCAACCTCACTCAACTTAAAGCAGCATTTGCTGTTCAAGGTCTCAACACCACTGATTTAGTTGCACTCTCAG GTGGTCATACGTTTGGAAGAGCTCACTGCAGCACATTCAACAACCGATTATACAACTTCAACAACACTGGAAACCCTGATCCAACTCTGAATACAACTTACTTAGCAACACTGCGTCTGATATGCCCCCAGAACGACACTGGGAATAACCTCACCAATTTGGACCTGACCACACCTGATCAATTTGATAACAAATACTACTCCAATCTACAGCACCTCAATGGCTTACTTCAGAGCGACCAGGAACTCTTCTCTACTCCTGGTGCTGATACCATTCCCATTGTCAACAGTTTCAGCAGTAACCAAAATGCTTTCTTTGCCAACTTCGTAGCGTCAATGATAAAAATGGGAAATATTGGAGTGCTGACAGGAACTGATGGAGAAATTCGCACCCAATGCAATTTTGTGAATGGAAACTCGTTTGGATTAGCTAGTATGGCGTCCAAAGATCCTAAGGAAAAGAGGGTTTCTCAATATTAA
- the LOC108342979 gene encoding 30-kDa cleavage and polyadenylation specificity factor 30 yields the protein MEDSEGVLSFDFEGGLDTAPSAAAAPSGPLVQHDSSAAASAVSNGGPPAPAPSAADPASVNVPGRRSFRQTVCRHWLRSLCMKGDACGFLHQYDKARMPVCRFFRLYGECREQDCVYKHTNEDIKECNMYKLGFCPNGPDCRYRHAKSPGPPPPVEEVLQKIQHLYSYNYNSSNKFFQQRGSSYAQQAEKSQLPQGTNSTNQVVTGKPLPAESGNAQPQQQVQQSQQQVSQSQMQNVANGQPNQASRSATPLPQGISRYFIVKSCNRENLELSVQQGVWATQRSNESKLNEAFDSVENVILIFSVNRTRHFQGCAKMTSRIGGSVAGGNWKYAHGTAHYGRNFSVKWLKLCELSFHKTRHLRNPYNENLPVKISRDCQELEPSIGEQLASLLYLEPDGELMAVSVAAESKREEEKAKGVNPDNGGENPDIVPFEDNEEEEEEESDEEEESFGHGVGPAGQGRGRGRGMMWPPHMPLGRGARPMPGMQGFNPVMMGDGLSYGPVAPDGFGMPDLFGVGPRAFAPYGPRFSGDFGGPPAAMMFRGRPSQPGMFPGGGFGMMMNPGRGPFMGGMGVAGANPPRGGRPVNMPPMFPPPPPLPQNTNRLAKRDQRATDRNDRYGSGSEQGKSQDMLSQSGAPDDDTQYQQGYKANQDDHPAVNNFRNDDSESEDEAPRRSRHGEGKKKRRGPEDVNTNYNH from the exons ATGGAGGATTCCGAGGGAGTCCTCAGCTTCGATTTCGAGGGTGGCCTCGACACCGCTCCCTCCGCCGCCGCCGCTCCCTCTGGTCCACTCGTCCAACATGACTCCTCCGCTGCCGCTTCCGCCGTTTCCAATGGAGGTCCTCCCGCCCCGGCCCCCTCCGCAGCCGACCCCGCATCCGTCAACGTTCCCGGCCGACGGAGCTTCCGGCAGACGGTATGCCGGCACTGGCTGCGCAGCCTGTGCATGAAGGGCGACGCGTGCGGGTTTCTGCACCAGTACGACAAGGCGCGGATGCCTGTTTGTCGATTCTTCAGGCTCTATGGAGAGTGTCGGGAACAGGATTGCGTGTATAAACACACGAATGAAGACATCAAGGAGTGTAACAT GTACAAGTTGGGATTTTGTCCTAATGGGCCTGATTGCCGATATAGGCATGCAAAATCTCCTGGACCTCCACCTCCTGTTGAAGAGGTCCTTCAGAAGATCCAACATTTATATTCCTACAATTATAATTCATCTAACAAATTTTTCCAACAAAGGGGTTCCAGCTATGCCCAACAAGCTGAAAAATCCCAACTTCCTCAAGGAACAAACTCTACAAATCAAGTGGTGACTGGAAAACCATTGCCAGCAGAGTCAGGAAATGCCCAGCCACAGCAACAAGTTCAACAGTCTCAGCAGCAGGTCAGCCAGAGCCAAATGCAAAATGTTGCTAATGGCCAGCCTAATCAAGCCAGTAGATCTGCTACCCCTTTACCTCAAGGAATATCTAG gtattttattgttaaaagtTGCAATCGTGAAAATTTGGAGTTATCTGTACAACAAGGAGTATGGGCAACTCAAAGGAGCAATGAATCCAAACTAAATGAAGCATTTGACTCTGTGGAAAATGTGATATTGATTTTCTCAGTCAACCGTACTAGACATTTCCAG GGTTGTGCAAAGATGACATCCAGAATTGGTGGTTCTGTTGCTGGGGGTAACTGGAAATATGCTCATGGAACTGCACATTATGGGCGAAACTTCTCAGTTAAATGGTTGAAG TTATGTGAATTGTCTTTCCACAAAACTCGCCATTTAAGGAATCCATACAATGAGAACTTACCAGTGAAG ATAAGTAGAGATTGTCAAGAGCTGGAGCCCTCTATTGGAGAGCAACTGGCATCATTGCTTTATCTTGAGCCAGATGGTGAACTTATG GCCGTTTCAGTTGCAGCCGAGTCTAAAcgggaagaagaaaaagcaaagggAGTGAATCCAGATAATGGAGGAGAAAATCCAGATATTGTTCCATTTGAAGAcaatgaagaagaggaagaggaagaaagtgaTGAAGAGGAGGAGAGCTTTGGTCATGGTGTAGGGCCAGCTGGTCAAGGCAGGGGTAGGGGCAGAGGTATGATGTGGCCACCTCACATGCCCCTTGGGCGTGGAGCCCGACCCATGCCTGGAATGCAGGGCTTTAACCCTGTAATGATGGGTGATGGGTTATCCTATGGGCCAGTTGCACCTGATGGTTTTGGTATGCCAGATCTTTTTGGTGTGGGACCCCGTGCTTTTGCACCATACGGTCCCAGGTTCTCTGGTGATTTTGGAGGTCCTCCAGCAGCCATGATGTTTCGAGGACGACCTTCTCAACCAGGGATGTTTCCAGGTGGTGGTTTTGGGATGATGATGAATCCTGGACGTGGTCCCTTCATGGGGGGGATGGGGGTTGCAGGGGCAAATCCGCCAAGAGGTGGTAGGCCGGTTAATATGCCTCCAATGTTTCCACCACCTCCACCCCTACCTCAGAACACAAACCGTCTTGCCAAAAGAGATCAAAGAGCTACTGATAGAAATGATAGGTATGGTTCCGGATCAGAGCAGGGTAAGAGTCAAGACATGCTCAGTCAAAGTGGTGCACCTGATGATGACACGCAGTATCAGCAAGGATACAAAGCCAACCAGGATGATCATCCTGCTGTCAACAACTTCCGGAATGATGACAGTGAAAGTGAAGATGAAGCACCTAGGAGGTCAAGACATGGAGAGGGGAAAAAGAAAAGGCGGGGCCCAGAAGATGTCAATACAAACTATAATCATTAG
- the LOC108341036 gene encoding accelerated cell death 11 gives MAEGSGDRTLPRIAEAFKDLASVVTDSLNAEVKVAPFSHACSLVSPLFGCLGVAFKFAEMDYVAKVHDLAEASKSIQSLQSLIDLDVRGGTVRKGGSHTRNLLRVKRGLDMVRVLFEQILVTEGNSLKDPASKAYDQVFAPHHGWAIRKAVAAGMYVLPTKEQLLKKLNEDEASAKVHMQSYVTASAPLIQYIDKLFVSSDLGIDW, from the exons ATGGCAGAGGGGAGCGGTGACAGAACTCTGCCGAGAATCGCAGAGGCATTCAAGGACCTCGCAAGCGTCGTCACCGATTCGCTGAACGCGGAGGTGAAGGTTGCTCCCTTCTCCCATGCCTGCTCTCTCGTTTCCCCTCTCTTTGGTTGCTTGGGTGTTGCCTTCAAGTTCGCCGAGATGGATTACGTTGCCAAG GTTCATGATCTGGCAGAGGCGTCGAAGTCTATTCAGAGCTTACAGTCTCTGATTGATCTGGATGTCCGAGGTGGCACTGTCAGGAAGGGAGGTAGCCACACGCGGAATCTGTTGAGAGTGAAGCGCGGACTTGACATGGTTAGAGTACTCTTTGAGCAGATTCTAGTTACCGA GGGTAATTCCCTTAAGGATCCAGCTTCCAAAGCTTATGATCAGGTGTTTGCACCCCACCATGGTTGGGCAATCAGGAAGGCTGTTGCTGCTGGAATGTATGTCCTTCCTACAAAAGAACAACTTTTGAAGAAGCTCAATGAAGATG AAGCGTCAGCAAAAGTTCACATGCAAAGTTATGTCACTGCATCAGCACCTCTAATCCAATACATCGACAAACTCTTTGTTTCCAGCGACTTGGGAATAGATTGGTGA